From the genome of Methanobrevibacter smithii ATCC 35061, one region includes:
- a CDS encoding FprA family A-type flavoprotein — protein sequence MKADATKITDGVYWVGVLDWDLRDYHGYSLDGTTYNCYLVFGEDKVALIDNVYPGTSAQLWGRVKDAFQQEGREFKIDVIIQNHIENDHSGSLPEFVKKFPDVEVYCSQMAVNGLKNHLPSLKDYDFNVVGTGDSLDLGGKTLAFVNAPMLHWPDSMFTLLVEDGILFSNDAFGQHICFSERFSDEVEETILLNNAQKFYANLVVNSSLMYNNKMKELADLDLVSKVKMIAPSHGQIFKDPSLIINKYNEWANGVCKDKVTLIYDTMHHSTQKMAASIAEGIMSEGFEVKMYFLHEDDRSDVVTDVLDSKAICLGAPTIMNKAYPSVGDIIYYLDALNFKATGYTKKAVVFGSKGWGGGANKKMSADLEAAGFDIVDQFDTIFIPDDDVLDQCYDLGKKLAQSLKDE from the coding sequence ATGAAAGCAGATGCTACTAAAATTACTGATGGAGTATATTGGGTCGGTGTATTGGATTGGGATTTAAGAGATTATCACGGTTACAGTTTAGATGGAACTACATACAATTGTTATTTGGTATTTGGTGAAGATAAAGTAGCTTTAATTGATAACGTATATCCTGGAACCTCTGCACAGTTATGGGGTAGAGTAAAAGATGCATTCCAGCAAGAAGGAAGAGAATTTAAAATAGATGTAATTATTCAAAACCATATTGAAAACGATCACAGCGGTTCCCTTCCTGAATTTGTTAAAAAATTCCCGGATGTTGAAGTTTATTGTTCACAGATGGCTGTAAACGGATTAAAAAATCATTTACCATCTTTAAAAGACTATGATTTTAATGTTGTAGGAACTGGAGACAGTTTAGATTTAGGTGGAAAAACTTTAGCATTTGTAAATGCACCAATGCTTCACTGGCCGGACAGCATGTTTACATTATTAGTTGAAGACGGAATATTATTCTCTAATGATGCATTTGGTCAACATATCTGTTTTAGTGAAAGGTTTAGTGATGAGGTAGAAGAAACAATCCTATTAAATAATGCACAAAAGTTCTATGCTAATCTGGTTGTTAACTCTTCTTTAATGTATAATAATAAGATGAAAGAATTAGCTGATCTGGATTTAGTCAGTAAAGTTAAGATGATTGCACCTTCTCACGGTCAAATCTTTAAAGATCCTTCATTAATTATTAACAAATATAATGAATGGGCTAACGGTGTATGTAAGGATAAGGTAACTTTAATTTATGACACTATGCATCATTCAACCCAAAAAATGGCAGCATCCATTGCAGAAGGTATTATGTCTGAAGGATTTGAAGTTAAAATGTACTTCCTGCATGAAGATGACAGAAGTGATGTTGTAACTGATGTTTTAGACAGTAAAGCAATCTGTTTAGGTGCACCTACCATTATGAACAAGGCATATCCAAGTGTTGGAGACATTATTTATTATTTGGATGCTCTTAACTTTAAAGCAACGGGATACACCAAAAAAGCAGTAGTATTCGGTTCTAAAGGATGGGGTGGAGGAGCTAATAAAAAAATGAGTGCTGATTTGGAAGCAGCTGGTTTTGATATTGTTGATCAATTTGACACTATTTTCATACCTGATGATGATGTTTTAGATCAATGTTATGATTTAGGTAAAAAATTAGCCCAATCTTTAAAAGATGAATAA
- a CDS encoding DUF116 domain-containing protein — protein sequence MKLLEFIYTLLGQGIVFIIILIIILFIIAITLGKILLKKNIIIFPRFILFVVDVFYSPFKTIARLLKIDDDMIDRISIEVRDDVNKEKFKKIPAEETLIFLPHCLRHRDCQAALQKEGVICTECGKCSIGVIKKKADKLGYSLYIVPGSSFVKKIVKENNFKAVIGVACHEDLNQMMMLLSDYCPQGVLLSKTGCFETKVDIKKVFEKLNSKY from the coding sequence ATGAAACTTTTAGAATTTATTTACACATTACTTGGACAGGGAATAGTCTTTATAATCATACTAATTATTATATTATTTATAATAGCTATTACCCTTGGTAAAATCCTGCTTAAAAAGAACATAATCATATTTCCAAGGTTTATTCTTTTTGTTGTAGATGTATTTTACTCACCTTTCAAAACAATAGCTAGACTGCTGAAAATAGACGATGATATGATTGACAGAATCAGCATTGAAGTCAGGGATGATGTAAATAAGGAAAAATTCAAAAAAATACCTGCTGAAGAAACTTTAATCTTTTTACCTCACTGTTTAAGACACAGGGACTGTCAGGCTGCACTTCAAAAAGAAGGAGTAATCTGTACAGAATGCGGCAAATGTTCCATTGGCGTTATCAAGAAAAAGGCAGACAAACTGGGATACAGTTTATATATTGTTCCCGGATCAAGCTTTGTTAAAAAAATAGTTAAAGAAAACAACTTCAAAGCAGTTATTGGAGTGGCATGTCATGAAGACTTAAATCAGATGATGATGCTGCTTTCTGATTATTGTCCTCAGGGTGTTTTACTTTCCAAAACAGGATGTTTTGAAACAAAAGTAGATATTAAAAAAGTATTTGAAAAATTAAATTCCAAATACTAA
- a CDS encoding adhesin, with protein sequence MKLKKIVLILLLTLALFSISNVSAQNIDVNTTNNINPLNEVLIDETIATSNELTNKSSIISNDLEKYYKDDKGFCATFYNENGTPLTNKNITFSVNGVSYIKTTDNNGTAKLNINLESGNYTIISYNPITNETITNNITVLSSINGSDLTKYFKNATQYSVTLYDKTGKALVNKTVRFNINGIFYERKTNEKGVAQLNINLDPGNYIVTVYNLITGEEKSNNINVVSRIQLLDLNNASNVILPEGYVIPVMFIGNGKAYAQCRATTLDEKGNPLANQLVTFNINGIIYKGTTDKFGIIDAIIYVNADWGNTYHICTATFGESFASQTVIVKRFVMG encoded by the coding sequence ATGAAACTTAAGAAAATAGTTTTAATATTACTATTAACATTAGCACTATTTTCCATTTCAAATGTAAGTGCACAAAATATTGATGTTAATACTACAAACAATATTAATCCATTAAATGAAGTTTTAATAGATGAAACAATAGCCACATCTAATGAACTTACAAATAAATCATCTATAATCTCAAATGACTTAGAGAAATATTATAAAGATGATAAAGGATTCTGCGCTACATTTTATAATGAAAATGGAACTCCACTAACTAATAAAAATATAACTTTTAGTGTTAATGGAGTAAGTTATATTAAAACAACTGACAATAATGGTACCGCCAAATTAAATATTAATTTAGAATCAGGTAACTATACAATAATATCATACAATCCAATCACCAATGAAACAATAACTAATAATATAACTGTCCTATCAAGTATTAACGGTAGCGACCTTACAAAATATTTTAAAAATGCAACACAATATTCAGTTACATTGTATGATAAAACTGGAAAAGCTTTAGTTAATAAAACCGTACGTTTCAATATAAATGGAATATTCTACGAACGTAAAACCAATGAAAAAGGAGTAGCCCAGTTAAATATTAACCTAGATCCTGGAAACTATATTGTAACGGTTTACAACCTGATTACAGGTGAAGAAAAATCCAATAACATTAATGTAGTGTCAAGAATACAACTGCTAGATTTAAATAATGCATCAAATGTAATACTGCCTGAAGGATATGTTATACCTGTAATGTTTATTGGTAATGGAAAGGCTTATGCTCAATGCAGAGCAACAACTCTTGACGAAAAAGGAAACCCCTTAGCTAATCAACTAGTAACATTTAATATAAATGGAATCATTTATAAAGGCACTACTGACAAATTTGGTATAATCGATGCCATTATATATGTTAATGCAGATTGGGGAAATACATACCATATATGTACTGCAACATTCGGAGAATCATTTGCTTCCCAAACTGTTATAGTTAAACGTTTTGTTATGGGTTAA
- the thsA gene encoding thermosome subunit alpha has translation MMANQPIFILPEGTERYSKRDALRMNITAAKVLKDIVRTTLGPKGMDKMLTDSLGDVIVTNDGATIMREMDITQPAARMLVETAKKQEDIVGDGTTSVVVIAGELLVKAQELLEDGIATSVIVKGYRNAAAKSIEILNNVAMDADDRETLKKVAMTAMTGKGSDYAKDKLADLVVDAALRIAEDGEIDIDNINIQRISGDSVEDSFLAEGIVMDKDPVSKNMPTDVEDAKIALIKYPIELKEINTDAKIDITDPAQFEAFLNNEEEMIKDLVDKVVASGANVLFCQKGIDDMAQHYLNKAGIMAYKRVKKSDMERINKATGAQYVTDIEDLTADKLGSAGHVYVDKIFDHKLTFIEECENPKASSIVLRGSTRYVTEQISRALDDALGVVAATIEDGKVLIGGGACEIDLVKGLRAYGESVSGREQLAILAYANAVEVIPRTLIENAGLDTINLIAELKAAHEDSSKIGINVFTGKLVDMEEAGVIEPLRIKTQAIKAASEAAEMILRIDDMIAARNALNSSGPDESGNDASGMPPMGGMPGGMGGMPPMM, from the coding sequence ATGATGGCAAATCAACCAATATTCATTCTTCCTGAAGGTACTGAAAGGTATTCCAAAAGAGATGCTTTAAGAATGAATATTACAGCAGCTAAAGTTTTAAAAGATATTGTAAGAACTACTTTAGGTCCTAAAGGAATGGACAAAATGTTAACTGATTCATTAGGTGATGTTATTGTTACTAATGACGGTGCAACTATAATGAGAGAAATGGATATCACTCAACCTGCTGCTAGAATGCTTGTAGAAACAGCTAAAAAACAAGAAGACATTGTTGGAGACGGAACCACTTCCGTTGTTGTAATAGCTGGTGAATTATTAGTTAAAGCTCAAGAATTATTAGAAGATGGAATTGCAACTTCTGTTATTGTAAAAGGTTACAGAAATGCAGCAGCTAAATCTATTGAAATTTTAAACAATGTAGCTATGGATGCAGATGATAGGGAAACTCTTAAAAAAGTAGCTATGACTGCTATGACAGGTAAAGGATCAGATTATGCTAAAGATAAATTAGCTGATTTAGTAGTAGATGCAGCTTTAAGAATAGCCGAAGACGGTGAAATAGATATTGACAACATTAATATCCAAAGAATTTCCGGAGATTCAGTTGAAGATTCCTTTTTAGCTGAAGGTATTGTTATGGATAAAGATCCAGTATCTAAAAACATGCCTACTGATGTTGAAGATGCTAAAATTGCTTTAATTAAATATCCTATTGAATTAAAAGAAATCAACACTGATGCTAAAATTGATATTACAGACCCTGCACAATTTGAAGCTTTCTTAAACAATGAAGAAGAAATGATTAAAGATTTAGTAGATAAAGTTGTTGCATCCGGAGCAAATGTATTGTTCTGTCAAAAAGGTATTGACGATATGGCACAACACTACTTAAACAAAGCAGGAATCATGGCTTATAAAAGAGTTAAAAAATCAGACATGGAAAGAATCAACAAAGCTACCGGTGCTCAGTATGTAACTGATATTGAAGATTTAACTGCTGACAAATTAGGTTCTGCAGGTCATGTATATGTTGATAAAATATTCGACCACAAATTAACTTTCATTGAAGAATGTGAAAATCCAAAAGCATCTTCCATTGTACTTAGGGGAAGTACCCGTTATGTAACTGAACAAATTAGCAGAGCATTAGATGATGCTTTAGGTGTTGTAGCAGCTACTATTGAAGACGGCAAAGTTCTCATTGGTGGAGGAGCTTGTGAAATTGATTTAGTAAAAGGATTAAGAGCATATGGTGAATCTGTAAGTGGAAGAGAACAATTAGCTATTTTAGCTTATGCAAATGCAGTTGAAGTTATTCCAAGAACTTTAATTGAAAATGCTGGTTTAGATACCATTAATTTAATTGCAGAATTAAAAGCTGCTCATGAAGACTCTTCAAAAATCGGTATTAATGTATTTACCGGCAAACTTGTTGACATGGAAGAAGCAGGTGTTATTGAACCACTGAGGATTAAAACACAAGCTATCAAAGCTGCTAGTGAAGCTGCTGAAATGATATTACGTATTGATGATATGATTGCAGCTAGAAATGCATTAAACTCTTCAGGTCCTGACGAGTCCGGAAATGATGCTAGCGGAATGCCTCCGATGGGTGGAATGCCTGGAGGTATGGGTGGAATGCCACCTATGATGTAA
- the hmgA gene encoding hydroxymethylglutaryl-CoA reductase (NADPH) encodes MNSKEIIDKLLNGEMKLYQVDKYVSPKEATDIRREFIEKTAGCELPHMANYSLDMERASARNIENPIGTIQLPVGVAGPLKINGDYCKREVYVPLATSEGALVASINRGASTITSSGGVNAHVISDIMTRAPVIKTSSASDALKIKQWFIDNFQELKEIAESTTSHGKLLKIDPILIVGTYVYPRFVYSTGDSMGMNMVTIASEKILDKLADETTGRHIALSGNVCVDKKPAAINMIEGRGKSIVADILIPEEIVNKKLKTTAEAIEEVNIAKNLIGSAAAGSMAYNAHYANMVAAIFLATGQDAAHAVEGSLGITTAENRNGDLYFSVNLPDVPIATVGGGTSLETAHEGLDILGVAGSNKAREFGEIVAATVLAGELSLVGALAAGHLARAHQELGRG; translated from the coding sequence ATGAATTCTAAAGAAATTATTGATAAATTGTTAAATGGTGAAATGAAATTATACCAGGTAGACAAATATGTTTCACCAAAAGAGGCTACAGATATTAGAAGGGAATTTATAGAAAAAACAGCAGGCTGTGAATTACCGCATATGGCTAATTATTCTTTAGACATGGAAAGGGCATCTGCAAGAAACATTGAAAATCCAATTGGAACAATCCAGCTTCCTGTAGGTGTAGCCGGACCGTTAAAAATCAACGGAGATTACTGTAAAAGAGAGGTTTATGTTCCGTTAGCTACATCTGAAGGAGCACTTGTAGCATCAATTAACAGAGGTGCATCAACAATTACATCATCTGGAGGAGTAAATGCTCATGTTATTTCAGATATTATGACCAGAGCACCGGTAATTAAAACCTCTTCAGCAAGTGATGCTTTAAAAATTAAACAATGGTTTATTGATAATTTCCAAGAACTTAAAGAAATTGCAGAATCCACCACATCTCATGGTAAGCTTTTAAAAATTGATCCGATTCTAATTGTTGGAACTTATGTTTATCCACGTTTTGTTTACTCTACTGGAGACAGTATGGGTATGAACATGGTTACTATTGCTTCAGAAAAGATTTTAGATAAATTGGCTGATGAAACAACTGGAAGACACATTGCATTAAGCGGAAATGTATGTGTTGATAAAAAGCCTGCGGCAATTAACATGATTGAAGGAAGGGGAAAAAGTATTGTTGCAGATATTTTAATTCCTGAAGAAATAGTAAATAAAAAACTTAAAACAACTGCTGAAGCTATTGAAGAAGTAAATATAGCTAAAAATTTAATAGGATCTGCAGCAGCAGGTTCTATGGCATATAATGCTCATTATGCAAATATGGTTGCAGCTATCTTTTTGGCAACAGGTCAGGATGCAGCTCATGCAGTGGAAGGTTCTTTAGGTATTACAACAGCTGAAAACAGAAACGGAGATTTGTATTTCTCAGTAAACCTTCCGGATGTACCGATAGCTACTGTTGGTGGAGGTACAAGCTTAGAAACTGCTCATGAGGGTTTGGATATTCTTGGTGTTGCAGGTTCCAATAAGGCTCGTGAATTTGGTGAAATTGTTGCAGCTACTGTTTTGGCTGGAGAATTATCTTTAGTTGGTGCTCTTGCAGCAGGTCATTTAGCTAGAGCTCATCAGGAACTTGGAAGAGGATAA
- a CDS encoding pseudomurein-binding repeat-containing protein → MILKKRVMIFALMILTVFLSVSAVSAMDANTVDSNSTVLTAADDSLSVDESNSNVSFSSSNVIEENNNNVIGDGNQQKAVNLDAPSIELYYKNGTRFMINLTDENGNGLANQTVSILINGVTYNKITDENGSTSIGINLYSGLYHVTVSYKGTTEYAPASITSDINVLPTIKGEDIVMIYKDGTSYHATFLDGRGNPLINATVRFNINGVFYSRVTDDKGVASLGIKLRPDTYILTAYNPNDGYECGNTVKVLPTVVAEDLNKLYLDKNQFYATFLHNDGTPLVNTTVKFNINGVFYNRVTDNNGVAKLNIKLFPGKYILTAYNPLDGYDVGFAVTVVDSVSTVIKTQHYDFISGEGNVVSIVLYDQFNHTVSNQTVNLKVGGVTYTSTTDDNGIAKYNIKLTTPGNYTATYTFNKNGGYLASSASNTISVYEGKDVIFIPENNVVFKTDLFSVLVKDEDGNLVVNKTVLFNINGINYVMVTDKNGVASISLRLDPNVYNISYTLNDTGYKKSTGSTMVSVITTNATVIQGSDITVGKDAYQQFNVTLTAGGVPLINKTVTISVNGVSYTRITDNNGVASLTIRLDAGTYLVTYSFNGDSKLAPSNGKAYCTVVDRKNSLFVVNGSTVFTQNSTEEFKVLLKNSDGSPIANEKVIFTVNGIDYTSTTDANGIASLSIKLVTVGTYEISYKFAGNNENLGCEGSSSIVITKYINNGNGYWVQGANMYNVDLVGLAASGTGNIFLNFYAFTKYGESSVLSWIKQANSHGIKVHIWMQVFYDGGWLSPLNSDGSINTALFNERIAEAKKYAALPGVAGVHFDYLRYPGTAYKHPGGTAAISEFVKLATTAIRGVNPNCLISAAVMPEKNDAYVYGQDIAVISKYLDIIVPMVYKGNYNSGTSWISSITQWFVETSNGAAVWVGLQTYVSDNDITKLPVSELSKDAQTAYDAGAKGVMMFRWGLSNFIDFNKLNTHEITPSYGDSVSINSILAASASLKKYIEDKGVLPKFVTVGNFNYTVPQFLYLMTKATEGIANGNLKAITAILVNASSKTSGDVINKQLVKSEFVSLAKTLSSYMSANGIAPGNVSSTLGDIKYESLIYAYARVLSYYQSNSALPNFVFVTNLLDNYSLTVTMKVSVGGTSYKPNVLYTTVWLNYCPNCGYYGTLLVNPKGTAEGELTCAYCDCDYCGVSGNEKLSSSTRVLTRLTESIPESSGEVGDNISIDAILDAAKVLKAHIQANNALPDYVIVNDEQYTLSQFLYLMSKAIGNINDGNLGNITVVGASSPGTPNGDKISTNINKTEYLDVASRVSQYIISNGQAPNYASSSAGKISYADLLDAFSRILAYYADNSKTLPNFVLINNTGGSGASALVADKAKELVKGINSTRDKADALFKFVRDKISYSSYFNTVYGAEGTLIKGYGNCCDQAQLLVAMARSVGLTARFATGYCSFTSGLNVGHVWVQFYIDGKWVVADPTSTRNSLGVIKNWNTNSYTDRGTYDVLPY, encoded by the coding sequence GTGATTTTGAAAAAACGTGTAATGATCTTTGCATTGATGATTCTGACTGTATTTTTGTCAGTTAGTGCAGTCTCTGCAATGGATGCAAATACTGTTGACTCAAATTCTACAGTATTAACAGCTGCTGATGATTCATTATCTGTTGATGAATCAAATAGTAATGTTTCTTTCTCCAGTAGTAATGTTATTGAAGAAAATAACAATAATGTAATTGGGGATGGCAACCAGCAAAAAGCTGTTAATTTAGATGCACCTAGTATAGAATTGTATTATAAGAATGGTACTAGGTTCATGATTAATTTAACTGATGAAAATGGAAACGGATTAGCTAATCAAACTGTAAGTATCCTAATTAATGGTGTTACTTATAATAAGATTACTGATGAAAATGGTTCAACTTCTATAGGTATAAATTTATACTCTGGTTTGTATCATGTTACTGTGAGTTACAAAGGAACAACTGAATATGCTCCGGCTAGCATTACTTCAGATATTAATGTACTGCCAACTATAAAAGGTGAGGATATTGTAATGATCTATAAAGACGGGACTTCATATCATGCCACTTTTTTAGACGGCCGTGGTAATCCTTTAATAAATGCTACTGTTAGGTTTAATATTAATGGGGTATTTTATAGTCGTGTTACTGATGATAAAGGTGTAGCTAGTTTAGGTATCAAGCTTCGTCCTGACACTTATATATTAACTGCATATAATCCTAATGACGGTTATGAATGTGGAAATACTGTTAAGGTATTGCCTACAGTTGTAGCTGAAGATTTAAATAAATTATATTTGGATAAAAATCAGTTTTATGCTACTTTCTTACATAATGATGGCACTCCTTTAGTTAATACTACTGTTAAGTTTAATATTAATGGTGTATTTTATAATCGTGTTACTGATAACAATGGTGTAGCTAAACTTAACATTAAACTATTCCCTGGAAAATATATATTAACTGCATATAATCCACTTGATGGATATGATGTAGGTTTCGCTGTTACAGTTGTTGATTCTGTCAGTACTGTTATCAAAACACAACATTATGATTTCATATCTGGTGAAGGTAATGTTGTAAGTATTGTATTGTATGATCAGTTTAATCATACTGTAAGTAATCAGACTGTTAATCTTAAGGTAGGTGGTGTTACATATACAAGTACTACTGATGATAATGGTATAGCTAAATATAATATTAAATTGACTACTCCAGGTAATTATACTGCAACTTATACCTTTAATAAGAATGGGGGATATTTGGCATCAAGTGCATCAAATACTATTTCTGTTTATGAAGGTAAGGATGTAATTTTCATACCTGAAAATAATGTGGTATTTAAAACTGATTTGTTTTCAGTTTTAGTAAAAGATGAAGACGGTAATTTAGTAGTCAATAAAACTGTTCTATTTAATATAAACGGTATTAATTATGTAATGGTAACTGATAAAAATGGTGTTGCTAGCATAAGTCTTAGATTGGATCCTAATGTATACAACATTTCATATACATTAAATGATACAGGTTACAAAAAATCTACAGGCTCTACTATGGTATCTGTAATAACTACTAATGCAACAGTTATTCAGGGTAGTGATATTACTGTAGGTAAAGATGCATATCAGCAGTTCAATGTTACATTAACTGCAGGTGGAGTTCCTTTAATTAATAAGACTGTAACTATTAGTGTGAATGGTGTAAGTTATACTAGAATTACTGATAATAATGGTGTTGCCAGTTTAACTATTCGTTTGGATGCAGGTACTTATCTTGTAACTTATTCATTTAACGGAGATTCCAAATTAGCTCCAAGTAATGGTAAAGCATACTGTACTGTTGTAGACAGAAAAAATTCATTATTTGTTGTTAATGGAAGTACAGTATTTACTCAAAATTCAACTGAAGAATTTAAAGTTTTACTTAAAAATAGTGACGGCAGTCCTATAGCTAATGAAAAAGTTATATTCACAGTTAACGGTATAGATTATACCAGCACAACTGATGCTAATGGAATTGCCAGTTTAAGTATAAAATTGGTAACTGTAGGTACATATGAAATATCATATAAATTTGCAGGCAATAATGAAAATTTAGGCTGTGAAGGCAGCAGTTCAATTGTAATAACCAAATATATTAATAATGGAAATGGATACTGGGTTCAGGGAGCTAACATGTACAATGTGGATTTGGTTGGTTTAGCAGCTTCAGGAACAGGTAATATTTTCTTAAATTTCTATGCATTTACTAAATACGGAGAATCCAGTGTATTGTCATGGATTAAACAGGCTAATTCTCATGGTATTAAAGTTCATATTTGGATGCAGGTATTTTATGACGGAGGATGGCTTTCCCCATTAAATAGTGACGGATCCATCAACACTGCTTTATTCAATGAGAGAATAGCTGAAGCTAAAAAATATGCTGCACTTCCAGGAGTAGCAGGTGTTCACTTTGATTACTTAAGATATCCAGGTACTGCATATAAACATCCTGGCGGAACTGCAGCTATAAGTGAATTTGTAAAATTAGCTACAACTGCTATACGTGGTGTTAATCCTAACTGTTTAATTTCTGCAGCAGTAATGCCTGAAAAAAATGATGCATATGTATATGGTCAGGATATTGCGGTTATCAGCAAATATCTGGATATTATAGTTCCTATGGTTTATAAAGGAAATTATAATTCAGGAACCAGCTGGATTTCATCAATTACTCAATGGTTTGTTGAAACTTCCAATGGAGCAGCAGTTTGGGTAGGTTTACAAACATATGTATCTGATAATGACATTACAAAACTGCCAGTTTCAGAACTGTCAAAAGATGCTCAAACAGCATATGATGCCGGTGCAAAGGGTGTTATGATGTTTAGATGGGGTTTATCTAACTTCATTGATTTCAATAAATTAAACACTCATGAAATCACTCCATCTTATGGTGATTCTGTATCTATAAATTCCATTTTGGCTGCTTCAGCATCTTTGAAAAAGTATATTGAAGATAAAGGGGTATTGCCTAAGTTTGTAACTGTTGGCAATTTCAATTATACTGTACCTCAGTTTTTATACTTGATGACTAAGGCTACTGAAGGAATAGCTAACGGTAATTTAAAAGCGATTACAGCTATTTTAGTCAATGCTTCATCTAAAACTTCTGGTGATGTAATCAATAAGCAGTTGGTAAAATCTGAATTTGTATCATTGGCTAAAACATTGTCTAGTTATATGTCTGCAAATGGTATAGCTCCAGGTAATGTTTCAAGTACTTTAGGTGATATCAAATATGAATCATTGATTTATGCATATGCGAGGGTATTATCCTATTATCAATCCAACAGTGCACTTCCTAACTTTGTATTTGTTACAAATTTATTGGACAATTACTCTTTAACTGTTACAATGAAAGTAAGTGTAGGAGGCACATCTTACAAACCTAATGTGTTATATACTACTGTCTGGTTAAATTACTGCCCTAACTGCGGTTATTACGGAACTTTGCTGGTTAATCCTAAAGGTACTGCAGAAGGAGAACTTACCTGTGCATACTGTGACTGTGATTACTGTGGTGTTTCTGGTAATGAGAAACTTTCATCTTCTACCAGAGTGTTGACCAGATTAACTGAAAGTATTCCAGAATCTTCAGGTGAAGTGGGAGATAACATATCTATAGATGCTATATTGGATGCTGCTAAGGTTTTAAAAGCACATATTCAGGCAAATAATGCATTGCCCGATTATGTAATTGTAAACGATGAACAGTACACTTTATCTCAATTCTTATACTTGATGAGTAAAGCTATTGGTAATATTAATGACGGTAATTTGGGAAATATTACTGTTGTTGGAGCTTCCAGTCCAGGTACTCCAAATGGTGACAAAATATCAACCAACATTAATAAAACTGAATATTTGGATGTTGCATCTAGAGTTTCCCAGTATATCATTAGTAACGGACAGGCTCCGAATTATGCATCTTCAAGTGCAGGTAAAATAAGCTATGCTGATTTATTGGATGCATTTTCAAGAATATTGGCTTATTATGCGGACAACAGTAAAACATTACCTAATTTCGTATTGATCAATAATACTGGAGGTTCCGGAGCTTCAGCATTGGTTGCTGATAAAGCAAAAGAATTGGTCAAAGGCATAAACTCTACAAGGGATAAGGCTGATGCTTTATTTAAATTTGTAAGAGATAAAATAAGTTATAGTTCATATTTCAATACTGTTTACGGTGCTGAAGGTACTTTAATCAAAGGTTATGGAAACTGTTGTGACCAAGCACAGTTATTAGTGGCAATGGCCAGGTCTGTTGGTTTGACTGCCAGATTTGCTACTGGATACTGTTCATTTACAAGTGGTTTAAATGTTGGTCATGTATGGGTTCAATTTTACATAGATGGAAAATGGGTTGTTGCTGATCCAACAAGTACCAGAAACTCTTTAGGTGTAATCAAGAATTGGAACACTAATTCTTACACTGACAGAGGAACTTATGATGTTTTACCTTATTAA